In Paroedura picta isolate Pp20150507F chromosome 12, Ppicta_v3.0, whole genome shotgun sequence, one DNA window encodes the following:
- the MSANTD2 gene encoding myb/SANT-like DNA-binding domain-containing protein 2 isoform X2 — MAAPCGSSQLPAAESPLKIPKMEVLSPGSPGALSDGNPSLSDPSTPSGASPLGPAGPGSVAAATSTGAGAGSGGGGGAGGRGGASPSVSFSPGGTATTAACRGMSWTPAETNALIAVWGNERLVEARYQQLEGAGTVFGSKAPGPAMYERVSRALAELGYERTPSQCRERIKQLPKRQSELVRMQNIPFVGVTAE, encoded by the exons ATGGCGGCGCCCTGTGGCTCCTCACAGCTCCCCGCCGCCGAGTCGCCGCTGAAGATCCCCAAGATGGAGGTGCTGTCTCCCGGCTCGCCCGGGGCGCTCAGCGACGGCAACCCCAGCCTCTCCGACCCGTCCACGCCCAGCGGCGCCTCCCCGCTGGGCCCCGCCGGCCCGGGCTCCGTGGCCGCGGCCACCTCGACCGGGGCCGGGGCTGGctcggggggcggcggcggcgccggggGCCGCGGCGGAGCCTCGCCGTCCGTCTCCTTCTCGCCCGGCGGCACCGCCACCACCGCCGCCTGCCGGGGCATGTCGTGGACGCCGGCCGAGACCAACGCGCTGATCGCCGTGTGGGGCAACGAGCGGCTCGTGGAGGCGCGCTACCAGCAGCTGGAGGGCGCCGGCACCGTCTTCGGCAGCAAGGCCCCCGGGCCCGCCATGTACGAGCGCGTCTCCCGCGCCCTGGCCGAGCTGGGCTACGAGCGGACGCCGTCCCAGTGCCGGGAGCGCATCAAG cagcTTCCCAAGAGACAGAGTGAGTTAGTAAGGATGCAAAATAT ACCCTTCGTAGGTGTTACAGCCGAGTGA
- the MSANTD2 gene encoding myb/SANT-like DNA-binding domain-containing protein 2 isoform X3 → MAAPCGSSQLPAAESPLKIPKMEVLSPGSPGALSDGNPSLSDPSTPSGASPLGPAGPGSVAAATSTGAGAGSGGGGGAGGRGGASPSVSFSPGGTATTAACRGMSWTPAETNALIAVWGNERLVEARYQQLEGAGTVFGSKAPGPAMYERVSRALAELGYERTPSQCRERIKLPKRQSELVRMQNIPFVGVTAE, encoded by the exons ATGGCGGCGCCCTGTGGCTCCTCACAGCTCCCCGCCGCCGAGTCGCCGCTGAAGATCCCCAAGATGGAGGTGCTGTCTCCCGGCTCGCCCGGGGCGCTCAGCGACGGCAACCCCAGCCTCTCCGACCCGTCCACGCCCAGCGGCGCCTCCCCGCTGGGCCCCGCCGGCCCGGGCTCCGTGGCCGCGGCCACCTCGACCGGGGCCGGGGCTGGctcggggggcggcggcggcgccggggGCCGCGGCGGAGCCTCGCCGTCCGTCTCCTTCTCGCCCGGCGGCACCGCCACCACCGCCGCCTGCCGGGGCATGTCGTGGACGCCGGCCGAGACCAACGCGCTGATCGCCGTGTGGGGCAACGAGCGGCTCGTGGAGGCGCGCTACCAGCAGCTGGAGGGCGCCGGCACCGTCTTCGGCAGCAAGGCCCCCGGGCCCGCCATGTACGAGCGCGTCTCCCGCGCCCTGGCCGAGCTGGGCTACGAGCGGACGCCGTCCCAGTGCCGGGAGCGCATCAAG cTTCCCAAGAGACAGAGTGAGTTAGTAAGGATGCAAAATAT ACCCTTCGTAGGTGTTACAGCCGAGTGA